From a region of the Rhodococcus sp. 4CII genome:
- a CDS encoding ethanolamine utilization protein, translating to MTTTDKPTVAAFRVTAGFHENLPQMPVSEYPGTEGYIDDVYSNPDGSEMSAGYFELRRTDAPLDYYYAYDEMKVVLEGEFTLENLDTGQVEVARAKDAIFFPKGSRIRFTTPDRALAYFVGHRSFAP from the coding sequence ATGACCACGACCGACAAGCCCACCGTCGCCGCGTTCCGCGTCACCGCCGGATTCCACGAGAACCTGCCGCAGATGCCGGTCTCGGAGTACCCGGGCACCGAGGGATACATCGACGACGTCTACTCCAACCCCGACGGATCGGAGATGTCAGCCGGTTACTTCGAACTCCGTCGCACGGACGCCCCGCTCGACTACTACTACGCATACGACGAGATGAAGGTCGTCCTCGAGGGCGAGTTCACCCTGGAAAACCTCGACACCGGCCAGGTCGAGGTTGCGAGGGCGAAGGACGCGATCTTCTTCCCCAAGGGGTCGCGTATCCGCTTCACCACCCCCGACCGCGCACTGGCCTACTTCGTCGGCCACCGCTCCTTCGCGCCCTGA
- a CDS encoding FAD-binding oxidoreductase has protein sequence MTQTAKFVIVGGGLEGLAIAWSLADRGETDVLVLERGTLCSGMTGKSSGVVRCHYGTPSLAAMSWYGVDIFTRAAQIFGDDMAFRQCGYVVGVGENNIDPLKANVAMMQGLGIDVDYIGHDKMAELWPGLHLDDFAAFAYEPLGGRGEAYMAGMAFGASARKLGVKIRQSTPVTSLLQSADGRVYGLTLENGDEVHAEHVILATGPWAPELGAGVGVDIPVKAQRAQLVLIDQGVPTPEVPVLSDLAGLQYICREPNGELLVGNSDHAAPEYIDPDKYSNRADDSTIEKNIGKLGNRLPDMPDPRITSSYVGAYDVTPDYNPIIGPAPVDGLFLATGFSGHGFKISPAVGRLVADMLLDDGTTTLPNVEPSDFRYSRFEEGDLLFSLHPYEGAGEMR, from the coding sequence GTGACACAGACAGCAAAGTTCGTGATCGTCGGTGGGGGACTCGAAGGTCTCGCCATCGCGTGGTCGCTCGCGGACCGCGGAGAGACCGACGTCCTGGTCCTCGAGCGTGGCACCTTGTGCTCGGGCATGACCGGCAAGTCCAGCGGCGTGGTCCGGTGCCACTACGGCACTCCGTCGCTGGCGGCGATGTCGTGGTACGGCGTCGACATCTTCACCCGCGCCGCCCAGATCTTCGGCGACGACATGGCGTTCCGCCAGTGCGGGTACGTCGTCGGGGTCGGTGAGAACAACATCGACCCGCTGAAGGCGAACGTCGCGATGATGCAAGGCCTCGGCATCGACGTCGACTACATCGGCCACGACAAGATGGCCGAACTGTGGCCGGGTCTGCACCTCGACGACTTCGCCGCCTTCGCGTACGAGCCGCTCGGAGGCCGCGGCGAGGCGTACATGGCCGGCATGGCGTTCGGTGCGTCCGCCCGCAAGCTGGGCGTGAAGATCCGCCAGAGCACGCCGGTGACGTCGCTGCTGCAGAGCGCGGACGGCCGCGTCTATGGGCTGACCCTGGAGAACGGCGACGAGGTGCACGCCGAGCACGTGATCCTCGCGACCGGACCCTGGGCGCCCGAACTCGGTGCCGGTGTCGGTGTCGACATCCCGGTGAAAGCGCAACGGGCGCAACTCGTCCTGATCGACCAGGGAGTTCCCACCCCGGAGGTGCCGGTGCTGTCGGACCTCGCCGGACTGCAGTACATCTGCCGCGAACCCAACGGCGAACTGCTCGTCGGCAACAGCGACCACGCCGCCCCCGAATACATCGACCCCGACAAGTACAGCAACCGCGCGGACGACAGCACCATCGAGAAGAACATCGGCAAGCTCGGCAACCGCCTGCCCGACATGCCCGACCCGCGGATCACCTCGAGCTACGTCGGCGCGTACGACGTCACTCCCGACTACAACCCGATCATCGGACCGGCCCCGGTGGACGGTCTGTTCCTGGCCACCGGGTTCTCCGGTCACGGGTTCAAGATCTCCCCGGCAGTCGGGCGTCTGGTCGCCGACATGCTGCTGGACGACGGCACGACCACCCTCCCGAATGTGGAGCCGTCGGACTTCCGCTACTCGCGCTTCGAGGAGGGCGACCTCCTCTTCAGCCTGCACCCCTACGAGGGTGCCGGCGAAATGCGCTGA
- a CDS encoding flavin monoamine oxidase family protein: MGDIPSHGCLRPARHLPKIERAKAMTQHDTDVIVVGGGFAGVTAARELTQQGAAVILLEARDRLGGRTWTRESALGKSLDFGGTWVHWTQPHVWAEVGRYDLPLISSPVAEQALWKVGDEIRHGSPDVMFDLLDTGMTTVLDGSAQLLPNPFHFRPVSDELKALDHITVAEKIAELNLDDEQHALVEGMWALNFSGRPEVSAYTQGLRWCALTGGNWHLLFEACATFKLAGGTKALLDAIAAQSTADVRLGARVQRIEQDADGATVTLTDGRTFTAREVVVTLPLNVLNTIDFAPALPADIRSVADEGQASTGCKVWVRVRGDVGKVAGLGPSTCALNFFQYEYDIDGDSLVVAFGCDATRIDVTDRGAVEIALREWIPEIEVVAVDGHDWVTDDLSQQTWAMLRPNQLVAVQNAASEPHGRVRLAGSDYAEGWAGFIDGAIESGKTAAARILQSLR, encoded by the coding sequence ATCGGAGACATTCCGAGCCACGGTTGCCTTCGGCCTGCCCGACATCTCCCGAAAATCGAAAGGGCGAAAGCCATGACACAGCACGACACCGACGTCATCGTCGTCGGCGGAGGGTTCGCGGGCGTCACCGCGGCGCGAGAACTCACCCAGCAGGGCGCCGCGGTGATCCTCCTCGAGGCGCGCGATCGTCTCGGCGGGCGAACGTGGACACGCGAGAGTGCCCTGGGAAAGTCCCTGGATTTCGGCGGCACGTGGGTGCACTGGACGCAGCCGCACGTCTGGGCGGAGGTCGGCCGGTACGACCTGCCCCTGATCAGCAGTCCCGTCGCCGAACAAGCGCTGTGGAAGGTCGGCGACGAGATCCGTCACGGGTCACCCGACGTCATGTTCGACCTCCTCGACACAGGGATGACGACGGTGCTCGACGGATCAGCGCAGTTGCTGCCCAACCCTTTCCACTTCCGGCCGGTGAGCGACGAACTGAAAGCGCTCGACCACATCACGGTTGCGGAGAAGATCGCAGAGCTGAATCTGGACGACGAACAACATGCCCTGGTCGAGGGCATGTGGGCGCTGAACTTCAGCGGCAGGCCAGAGGTATCCGCCTACACGCAGGGCCTGAGGTGGTGTGCGCTGACGGGCGGCAACTGGCATCTCCTGTTCGAAGCCTGCGCCACCTTCAAGCTGGCCGGCGGCACCAAAGCCCTGCTCGACGCCATCGCCGCTCAGTCCACCGCAGACGTCCGCCTCGGCGCACGCGTGCAGCGAATCGAGCAGGATGCGGACGGCGCCACCGTCACCCTCACCGACGGCCGGACATTCACCGCCCGGGAGGTGGTCGTCACCCTGCCGCTGAACGTCCTGAACACGATCGACTTCGCACCCGCGCTTCCCGCCGACATCCGCTCGGTCGCCGACGAGGGTCAGGCGTCGACCGGCTGCAAGGTGTGGGTGCGCGTCCGGGGCGACGTCGGCAAGGTCGCCGGTCTGGGTCCCAGCACGTGCGCGCTGAACTTCTTCCAGTACGAGTACGACATCGACGGGGACAGCCTCGTCGTCGCCTTCGGCTGCGACGCGACGCGCATCGACGTCACGGACCGCGGCGCCGTCGAAATCGCTTTGCGCGAATGGATTCCCGAAATCGAGGTGGTCGCGGTCGACGGCCACGACTGGGTTACCGACGACCTGTCGCAGCAGACCTGGGCCATGCTGCGGCCCAACCAACTCGTCGCGGTGCAGAACGCGGCGTCGGAACCGCACGGGCGGGTCCGCCTCGCCGGCAGCGACTACGCCGAGGGATGGGCCGGGTTCATCGACGGCGCCATCGAGAGCGGCAAGACCGCCGCGGCCCGAATTCTGCAGTCGCTCCGCTGA
- a CDS encoding DUF3445 domain-containing protein: MTSTDSRADHIARFPFPFSRDQYRYSTNVEPAGNPTDTLAGSWGATRIAIDSHYQRELAERERILAGDPSRHQCLPHMVPAAWDAMLTLMRTLAAEYPGTMTLEHRGDTWFWKNDLLGIEHSFTFGDPATLPAPPLVYICSQIQEDVVLLDQREGELWGDAGLVTFAADWSFGFDVGMTFLEIHGPVPRIHSEKIITRAHNFLMRLEPGQSYRRTNWTLTVDGKLDTSTETYPRWGKDRRTLAEGPLDDVGDRLFLRTEVQHLIRLAHTGSVMFLIRSYLLSFRDVASVPEWGERLYKVLEDLPVDMAEYKGISRTREPGMRWLAAHGNVEP; this comes from the coding sequence GTGACATCGACCGACTCACGCGCCGACCACATCGCGCGCTTCCCGTTCCCCTTCTCTAGAGACCAGTACCGCTACAGCACCAACGTCGAACCGGCCGGGAACCCCACCGACACCCTCGCCGGCAGTTGGGGCGCCACCCGCATCGCCATCGACTCCCACTACCAACGCGAGCTGGCCGAGCGCGAACGGATCCTGGCCGGCGACCCGTCGCGACACCAATGCCTGCCCCACATGGTTCCCGCCGCATGGGACGCGATGCTCACACTGATGCGCACCCTCGCCGCCGAATACCCCGGAACCATGACCCTCGAACACCGCGGCGACACCTGGTTCTGGAAGAACGACCTACTCGGAATCGAGCACAGCTTCACGTTCGGCGACCCCGCCACGTTGCCGGCGCCGCCGCTGGTCTACATCTGCAGCCAGATCCAGGAAGACGTCGTACTGCTCGATCAGCGCGAGGGCGAACTGTGGGGCGACGCCGGGCTGGTGACGTTCGCAGCCGACTGGTCCTTCGGGTTCGACGTGGGCATGACCTTCCTCGAGATCCACGGCCCCGTCCCGCGCATCCACAGCGAGAAGATCATCACGCGCGCACACAATTTCCTGATGCGCCTCGAACCCGGCCAGAGTTACCGGCGCACCAACTGGACGCTGACCGTCGACGGCAAACTCGACACCTCGACCGAAACCTATCCCCGGTGGGGGAAGGACCGGCGCACCCTCGCCGAGGGCCCCCTCGACGACGTCGGGGACCGGCTGTTCCTGAGAACCGAAGTCCAGCATCTGATCCGGCTCGCCCACACCGGCTCCGTCATGTTCCTGATCCGGTCGTACCTGCTGTCGTTCCGGGATGTCGCGTCCGTTCCGGAGTGGGGTGAGCGGCTGTACAAGGTCCTCGAGGACCTGCCCGTGGACATGGCCGAATACAAGGGCATCAGCCGCACCCGGGAGCCCGGGATGCGATGGCTCGCCGCCCACGGGAACGTCGAGCCGTGA
- a CDS encoding PDR/VanB family oxidoreductase: MTLTLETVAGESVSSGLVLTVREARTLCAGIRHVVLADPAGRALPSFTPGSHVAVDWAEGRRNSYSLTGPSIEPDHYAISVRLDENGHGGSRWIHNLQPGQTVRVSRPRSAFAPVLNARHHLLVAGGIGVTPILSHVRAALEWGRSFEVFYSFRDRQGAHVDELAALCGDRLVTVSTPDALRETLVPTLADQPLGTHVYTCGPAPMIAAVADWARDCGWPPGRVHSEAFGSGPLPDGAPFAATLGRTGMIVPVPSGTSLLEALLDKGINVPNLCRQGVCGECRLSVRGGRIEHRDMFLTEDEKASGDSIMPCVSRAVGDRLELDL; the protein is encoded by the coding sequence ATGACCCTGACGCTCGAAACGGTTGCGGGCGAGAGCGTTAGCAGTGGCCTGGTCCTCACGGTTCGTGAGGCGCGGACGCTGTGCGCGGGCATCCGCCACGTCGTCCTCGCGGACCCGGCCGGCCGCGCGCTGCCGTCGTTCACCCCGGGCAGTCACGTCGCTGTCGACTGGGCCGAGGGCAGACGCAATTCCTACTCGCTGACGGGGCCGTCGATCGAGCCGGACCACTATGCGATCTCGGTCCGGCTCGACGAGAACGGGCACGGCGGTTCACGCTGGATCCACAACCTCCAGCCGGGGCAGACCGTCCGCGTCAGCCGCCCGCGCAGCGCGTTCGCGCCGGTGCTCAACGCCCGGCACCACCTGTTGGTCGCGGGCGGAATCGGTGTCACCCCGATCCTGTCGCACGTCCGGGCCGCCCTCGAATGGGGCCGCTCGTTCGAGGTGTTCTATTCCTTCCGCGACCGGCAGGGGGCGCACGTCGACGAACTGGCGGCGCTGTGCGGCGACCGCCTCGTCACCGTCTCGACGCCCGACGCACTGCGCGAGACCCTGGTTCCCACACTGGCGGACCAACCACTCGGCACCCACGTCTACACCTGCGGTCCGGCGCCGATGATCGCCGCGGTGGCGGACTGGGCCCGCGACTGCGGCTGGCCCCCGGGCCGGGTGCACTCGGAGGCGTTCGGGTCGGGTCCGCTCCCCGACGGCGCCCCGTTCGCCGCCACGCTCGGGCGCACCGGCATGATCGTCCCGGTCCCGTCGGGAACCAGTCTGCTCGAGGCATTGCTGGACAAGGGAATCAACGTTCCGAACCTGTGCCGCCAGGGGGTGTGCGGCGAATGCCGGCTGTCGGTGCGCGGTGGCCGGATCGAACACCGCGACATGTTCCTCACCGAAGACGAGAAGGCGTCCGGAGACTCGATCATGCCGTGCGTCTCGCGGGCCGTCGGAGACCGATTGGAGCTGGACCTGTGA
- the glnT gene encoding type III glutamate--ammonia ligase has product MAVDTADAFTAQNIVTSPPQTLSEVARATGTTFILALFVTLSGKPCAKLVPIEAVEQLQNDGVGFAGYAAGHMGQEPKDSDLVAVPDVSSFTPIPFVKPGLAIVHCDPHVEGKPWPYAPRVILKETLKKASDLGLSVNVGAEIEYFLVHRTGDGQLTTADTADVSRQPCYDARDVTRMYDHLTEVSAAMNALGWGNYANDHEDGNGQFEQNFDYADAMTTADRVITARYLLSVIAEKRGMKATFMPKPFSDRTGSGMHLHLSLWNEDGSVFPDGDDPKGLGLSPTAYAFIAGILEHACALQGVIAPTVNSYKRTGATSTSSGATWSPRYATYGGNDRTHYLRVPDKNRVELRGGDGSANPYLAAATAVAAGLDGIARNLDPGTPGSGDSPSDMLPMTLLHAMDALESDPIVTGALDVAGPGVAEYFAKLKREEFFAWHNTVSSWELDHYLTAF; this is encoded by the coding sequence ATGGCTGTCGACACAGCTGACGCGTTCACCGCGCAGAACATCGTGACATCCCCGCCGCAAACCTTGTCCGAGGTGGCCCGGGCCACCGGAACCACCTTCATCCTCGCCCTGTTCGTCACGTTGTCGGGCAAGCCGTGCGCGAAACTCGTCCCGATCGAGGCCGTCGAGCAGCTGCAGAACGACGGCGTCGGCTTCGCCGGCTACGCGGCGGGACACATGGGTCAGGAGCCCAAGGACTCCGATCTCGTTGCCGTGCCCGATGTCTCGTCGTTCACCCCGATCCCGTTCGTGAAGCCCGGGCTCGCGATCGTGCACTGCGATCCGCACGTGGAGGGCAAGCCCTGGCCGTATGCGCCGCGGGTGATCCTGAAGGAGACGCTGAAGAAGGCGTCCGATCTCGGACTGTCCGTCAACGTCGGCGCGGAGATCGAATACTTCCTCGTCCACCGCACCGGAGACGGGCAACTCACCACCGCCGACACCGCCGACGTCAGCCGGCAGCCGTGTTACGACGCCCGCGACGTCACCCGGATGTACGACCACCTGACCGAGGTGTCCGCGGCGATGAACGCGCTCGGGTGGGGCAACTACGCCAACGACCACGAGGACGGCAACGGGCAGTTCGAGCAGAACTTCGACTACGCCGACGCGATGACCACCGCCGACCGGGTGATCACGGCCCGGTACCTGTTGTCGGTGATCGCCGAGAAGCGCGGGATGAAGGCCACGTTCATGCCCAAGCCCTTCTCCGACCGCACCGGGTCGGGCATGCATCTGCACCTGTCGTTGTGGAACGAGGACGGTTCGGTGTTCCCGGACGGTGACGACCCCAAGGGGCTGGGGCTGTCGCCGACCGCGTACGCGTTCATCGCGGGAATTCTCGAGCACGCCTGCGCGTTGCAGGGCGTCATCGCCCCGACCGTCAACTCCTACAAGCGAACCGGTGCCACTTCGACGAGCAGTGGTGCCACCTGGTCGCCGCGATACGCCACCTACGGTGGCAACGACCGCACCCACTATCTGCGGGTGCCGGACAAGAACCGGGTGGAACTGCGCGGCGGGGACGGTTCAGCCAACCCGTACCTCGCCGCGGCCACCGCCGTCGCCGCCGGACTGGACGGCATCGCCCGGAATCTGGACCCCGGCACCCCCGGGTCCGGCGACAGTCCCAGCGACATGCTGCCGATGACGCTGCTACACGCGATGGATGCACTGGAATCCGATCCCATCGTGACGGGCGCCCTCGACGTCGCCGGCCCCGGCGTCGCCGAGTACTTCGCGAAACTCAAGCGCGAGGAGTTCTTCGCCTGGCACAACACCGTCTCCTCCTGGGAGCTCGACCACTACCTGACAGCGTTCTGA
- a CDS encoding TetR family transcriptional regulator yields the protein MTLADRRPRRAAPPTDQGLDLVRATVAVIARDGLRGLTVRAVAREAGVSEEAVLCSVGSADALLDAALRYALDKSAGVFADLAAGSSLDNFVEHLTDLVARDPDLQVFQYELMLESRRTPRLDPHVKLLYATYIEATSQALTRLGITADDDLTLLVYSAIEGFIMHQLIAKDRPATERAIERLRRILSTAR from the coding sequence GTGACGCTCGCCGACAGGCGGCCGCGGCGTGCGGCGCCCCCGACCGATCAGGGCCTCGACCTCGTCCGCGCAACGGTCGCCGTGATCGCCCGCGACGGGTTGCGCGGTCTGACGGTCCGGGCCGTCGCCCGCGAGGCCGGCGTCTCAGAGGAGGCCGTGCTGTGCAGCGTCGGGTCGGCGGACGCCCTCCTCGACGCCGCGCTCCGCTACGCACTGGACAAGAGCGCCGGCGTCTTCGCCGACCTCGCCGCCGGGTCCTCACTCGACAACTTCGTCGAGCACCTCACCGACCTCGTCGCCCGCGACCCGGACCTCCAGGTGTTCCAGTACGAACTGATGCTCGAATCCCGGCGAACCCCGCGCCTCGACCCGCACGTGAAACTGTTGTACGCCACGTACATCGAGGCGACGTCCCAGGCCCTGACCCGGCTGGGCATCACCGCCGACGACGACCTGACCCTGCTGGTCTACTCCGCGATCGAGGGTTTCATCATGCACCAACTCATCGCCAAGGACCGTCCCGCGACAGAGCGCGCCATCGAGCGCCTGCGCCGGATCCTGTCGACTGCGAGGTAA
- a CDS encoding dimethylamine monooxygenase subunit DmmA family protein — translation MRSTSVPRWRSDYQAVDDLAAGTRVTRYALVSDSSVSAQALRELTELVAPVPTLTSTVENVEGSGLDDLLCEARIGWRFVVAGSERTVAAVRSRLISGGALPAEIAAVIGAPDTPVRDVFCGHCHTTSPNVPVAVGGTTPCAGCSEELTVYYHFSRRHSAYLGYRADAEELP, via the coding sequence ATGCGGTCGACGAGCGTCCCCCGGTGGCGATCCGATTATCAGGCCGTCGACGACCTGGCGGCCGGCACTCGCGTTACCCGCTACGCGCTCGTCTCGGACAGCTCGGTCAGCGCCCAGGCGCTGCGCGAGCTGACCGAACTGGTCGCCCCCGTACCGACTCTCACGTCGACCGTCGAAAACGTGGAAGGGTCCGGACTCGACGACCTGTTGTGCGAGGCGCGCATCGGATGGCGATTCGTCGTCGCTGGTTCCGAGCGGACGGTGGCGGCAGTGCGCTCCCGCCTGATCTCCGGGGGCGCGCTGCCCGCGGAGATCGCCGCCGTGATCGGTGCCCCCGACACCCCGGTGCGCGACGTGTTCTGCGGGCACTGCCACACGACGTCGCCGAACGTCCCGGTGGCCGTCGGCGGGACGACGCCGTGTGCGGGGTGTTCCGAGGAGCTCACCGTCTACTACCACTTCTCCCGACGCCACAGCGCGTACCTGGGATACCGAGCCGACGCGGAGGAACTTCCATGA
- a CDS encoding glutamine amidotransferase family protein, producing the protein MCGIVGLHLREPSLYPQLGALLTDMLGQMCDRGPDSAGMAIYGDTTWSPVGESTVSLLDCPIPAAELAATLSASLDTTVTGIDLSPTTVLHGVVGAEDLAAAVRSVVPSARVIGFGDDLTVLKGVGNPIDLAHRFGLPSASGWQGVAHTRMATESAVTAEGSHPFSVGPDECLVHNGSFSNHMTIKHQLERDGVVFDSANDTEVGARFVAKQLAEGVDLEKALLMLNETFDGFYTLLVSTADSFAVVRDAISCKPAVIAETDQWVAMASEYRALANLPGVDNARIFEPEPEEVYVWHR; encoded by the coding sequence ATGTGTGGAATCGTCGGACTTCACCTGCGTGAGCCGTCCCTCTACCCACAACTCGGCGCCCTGCTCACCGACATGCTCGGGCAGATGTGCGACCGCGGACCCGATTCCGCAGGCATGGCAATCTACGGTGACACGACGTGGTCCCCGGTCGGCGAGTCCACGGTCTCGCTGCTCGACTGCCCCATCCCCGCAGCGGAACTCGCCGCGACGCTGTCCGCGTCGCTCGATACCACCGTCACCGGCATCGACCTGTCTCCGACGACGGTCCTGCACGGCGTCGTCGGTGCGGAGGATCTCGCAGCGGCCGTCCGCAGCGTGGTGCCGTCGGCACGGGTCATCGGATTCGGCGACGACTTGACCGTCCTCAAGGGCGTCGGAAACCCCATCGACCTGGCGCACCGGTTCGGTCTTCCGTCGGCGAGCGGCTGGCAGGGTGTCGCCCACACCCGGATGGCCACCGAGTCCGCCGTGACCGCCGAGGGGTCGCACCCGTTCTCCGTCGGTCCCGACGAGTGCCTGGTGCACAACGGGTCGTTCTCGAACCACATGACCATCAAGCATCAGCTCGAACGCGACGGCGTCGTGTTCGACAGCGCCAACGACACCGAGGTCGGGGCACGTTTCGTCGCCAAACAGCTCGCCGAGGGCGTCGACCTGGAAAAGGCGCTGCTGATGCTCAACGAGACGTTCGACGGCTTCTACACCCTCCTCGTGTCGACCGCCGACTCGTTCGCCGTGGTCCGGGACGCCATCTCCTGCAAGCCCGCCGTCATCGCCGAGACCGACCAGTGGGTCGCGATGGCCTCCGAATACCGCGCCCTGGCGAACCTGCCCGGCGTCGACAACGCCCGAATCTTCGAGCCCGAACCGGAAGAGGTGTACGTATGGCACCGGTAG
- a CDS encoding protein glxC: MAPVATTEATVLDFATSSTRAVNERLSSPEAPKAVTVTGPQGAHALACGLDSDIDVTIAGHVGYYCAGMNQQATVTVTGNAGVGVAENMMSGTVHVKGDASQSAGATAHGGLLVIDGNAAARCGISMKGVDIVVGGNIGHMSAFMGQAGRLVVLGDAGEALGDSLYEARIYVRGTVASLGADCIKKDMREEHLTELRELLDAAGFDADPSEFTRYGSARQLYNFHVDNASAY; encoded by the coding sequence ATGGCACCGGTAGCCACCACAGAAGCAACCGTCCTCGATTTCGCGACGTCGAGCACCCGGGCCGTCAACGAGCGTCTCTCCTCGCCCGAGGCGCCGAAGGCGGTCACGGTCACCGGACCCCAGGGGGCGCACGCGCTCGCCTGCGGCCTCGATTCGGACATCGACGTCACCATCGCGGGGCACGTCGGCTACTACTGCGCCGGCATGAACCAGCAGGCCACGGTGACCGTCACCGGCAACGCCGGCGTCGGTGTCGCCGAGAACATGATGTCGGGCACGGTGCACGTCAAGGGCGATGCGTCCCAGTCCGCGGGTGCCACCGCCCACGGCGGACTCCTCGTCATCGACGGCAACGCCGCCGCCCGGTGCGGGATCTCGATGAAGGGCGTCGACATCGTCGTCGGCGGCAACATCGGGCACATGTCCGCGTTCATGGGTCAGGCCGGCCGACTCGTCGTCCTCGGCGACGCCGGCGAGGCGCTCGGCGACTCGCTGTACGAGGCCCGGATCTACGTCCGCGGCACCGTCGCGTCCCTCGGCGCCGACTGCATCAAGAAGGACATGCGTGAGGAGCACCTGACCGAACTGCGGGAACTGCTCGACGCCGCCGGTTTCGACGCCGACCCGTCCGAGTTCACC